The stretch of DNA GTTCGACACCCTCTATGCCGAGGGTGCGACCAGGCCGCGGGTCATGACCATTCCCCTGCACCCGTTCGTGATCGGGCTTGCGTTCCGCATCAAGTACCTGGATGAGGCGCTCGCCTATATCTGCGCTCACCGGGACGTCTGGAAAGCCACGGGTTCGGAGATCGCCGACTGGTTCTACGCCCACTACTACCAACCATCCGAGGGGAGGCGCCGATGAAGCGCGAAGGCTGGCTCGACGTCGTGCCGCTCCTGGCGGCGGCAGCGCTCTTTTGCGGCGGCCCGCGGGCCGGCGCCGCGGATCGAATCCTCATCGGCAACGTATCGCGCACCGTGGAGCAGCTCCCGAACTACGCGGCGACCGACAAAGGGTTCTTCGCCCGGGAAGGAATTCAGGGCGACGTGGTGCTGATCGGATCCACGGATACCCTGGTCCAGGCGCTCGTCGCGGGCCAGATCCATGTCGCGATCGTGGACCCGTCGGCGGCGATCAACGCCATCGAGCGCGGCGCCGCGCTCAAGATCATCGGCGGCACTGTGCCGATCGCGGCCTACACCCTGGTCGGTTGTCCGAAATACAAAACGATCAGGCAGCTTAAAGGGACGACCATCAGCGTCGTGAGCCTGGTTTCCGGGAGCACCATTTTCCTCAGGGAGATGCTCCGGGCGGAAGGTCTGGAGCTCAATCGCGACTACACGATCCTCCAGGGCGGTCCCACCACGCAGCGGCTCGCCAGCCTCAAAGGCTGCAACGCCGCCGCGACGATGGTCCTCGGTGGCGATCTGCCGCGAGCGCGCGAGCTCGGCTTCCCCGAGATTGCGCGGCTGCAGGACTACATCGCCAACCTTCAGTTCCACAGCTTCATCGTGGACAGCCGGTGGGCGGAGGCCAACAGCGATCTCACCGTGCGGTATCTGAAGGCGATGATCCGCGCCATGCAGTGGGCTCACGCGAACAAGGAAGAGGCCGCGGCGCTGGTTACGCAGCGAACCGGAATCCCCCTCAAATATACCCGAGCCACGGTCGAGGAGTATCTGACCCAGGGAATCATCAGCCGCGACGGCTCGATCAACCGGGAAGGGTTTCAACGGTTGATCGATCTCATGGGAGAGCGCCTGTTCAGGCAGAAGCCCTATCCGCCGCCGGAGAAATATCTCGACATGAGCTATCTCCGGCGCGCTCACAGGGAGCTGGGCTTTCCGGCGAGTCGGTAGCGGAGAGAAAAACGAAGCCGTCCCGGCGCGCTATCGGCGCCGGAAATTGTCCCTGAGGTCGCGTCGCTCCGCTTCCAGCTTGGCCCGGCTTTCGTGAAGCTCCTTTCGGCGCTCCGCGATCTTTGCGAGGTCTTCCCGGATCTCGCGCCGGTCGGCGGCGATCTCATCGGGGCTTGCTCCCCTGCGGATATCGTGTCTCAGCTCGGCCCGGTCCTTTCTGAGCTCGCCGTAAGCCTCCCGTAGCTCTCGCCGATCTTTCGCCACCTCGCGCCGCGCCAGGCGAACGTCCCGGATGTCGCTCCGAATCTCGTCCCGGTTGCGGAACCGGTGGCGGGCGTCGTACCGCGCGTGCCGCCGAAAGCGATGCTCGTCGCGGTGCGGCCAGCCCTTGTGGTAGCGCTTCCCGTGCTTCTTGTCATGGCCTCTGTGCCATCCGGGATTGTCCTTGAAATCCCGGTGGTCTGCAGCCGCTGGCGTCGCCGGCATGACCAGCGCCGCCGCGAGCAAACCCGCGAAGATGCCTGCTCTGATGACCTTCATCGTCGTCCTCCTTCAGCCGTTGCCGTCGAGTCGGCCGGGAGGCACACCGAGCAACCCGCATGCCACCCGCGCCGGGACGATGATCCTCGCGAATACACGGGAGTTGTCGAGGATCGCTCGTCTGCGAGCCCCGTAAAAATTACATGGCGATACGCAAAGTTGTCGTCCGGGCGGGATGCGCGAAGCGGCCCGGCCGCAGGAGAATTGCCGGCGTTCGCGGGTGGTTGGCGGCGCGCGGGGGGAAAGAAAGGTCCTTCTGAACGGGAGCCGGGGATTTTTCGGATTCCTATCCCCGCAAAAGAGAACAGAACGGCCGGATATCTTCCATCGTTTCCAGATGATCGATGCACTCCAGAGCGCGGCGGGCCGCGTCCTCGTCGATCACCCGTCGGGCGCAGTCCATGAACTTCCTTTCGAGCTCGGCGGTCGACATCGGCGCCTCCCGGCTGCCGCGCGCGTGCTCGACCGACTGCGCCAGCGTCCGTCCGTCGCGCAGCCGCACCGAAACCCGGCAAGGGCGGCCGCCGGGCGAGGTCGCCCTGAGCTCCCGATCGTGCGTCATCCGGATCCGCTCGGCCAGCCGCAGAACGTCGGGATCCCTCACGGCCTCGTCGGTAAACGCATCCAGGAAAACCCCGCCGTCGATGATTGCGCGCGCAAGCACATATGGCATCGAGAACTTTCCTTGAAGGCCGGTTTCGGGAACGCCAAAGGCGATCCGCTCGAAGGTGTACCGGGTCACGCCGACCTCGATCGCCTCGATCTCGGCGGCGGCCAGACCGTGGCGCGCCCTGAGCTCGAGCAGCGCGTCGATCGCCGGATGCGTCAGGCCGCCGCAGGGATAGGGCTTGATTCTCAAGCCGCTTTCGACCAGCTCGTACTTCCGTCCCAGCTCGTCGATCGGCGCGCCGTCGGCGTTCACGCCGGCATAGAGCACCCGATAAAAACCGAGCTTCGCCTCGATCGCCCGATCGTTGGCGGTAAATCCGCTCTGCGCCAGTTTTGCGGCCATCACCCCGTTACGCGCCCCCAGTCCGGCGTGCAGCGGCTTGGTCATCGTCCCGAAGTTGCAAACGAGCCCGCCCGCCATCGAGGCCGCGATGCCGACGGCGGTCGCGATCCGCGGGGCGTCGAGATCGAGGAGCCTGGCGCACGCCACGGCTGCTCCCAGCGACCCCAGGCCGCCCGGCGCGTGCCATCCGCTTTCGGTTCCCTCGCGGAGCGAGAGCGCCAGCTTGGCGACGGTTTCGAACCCGGCCGCGTAAGCTTCCACGATGCGCCGGCCCGACGCCCCCGTCGCTTCTCCGAGAGCGAGGATCGCCGGAATCAGCGGTGCGGTCGGCTGGCCCATCAGCGCAAAGCTGTGATCGAAATCGAGCGCGTGCGCCGCCGTGCCGTTGACAAGAGCCGCCTGGATTGCCCCGGAGCGAAAGTGCTGCCCGATGACCGTGGACTCCTCACGATCGAAGCGCGCGAGCTCGGCGCAGATCCTGGCGCTCGGCTCGCGGCTCCCGGCGAGCGCCACCCCCACGCAGTCCATAACCGCAATCTTCGCCGTCTCGACCGCTCGCGCCGGAATGTTCTCGTACCGCGCCTCCGCGGCAAAACGGGCGATCTTCCCGGTGACGTCCATATCGACCTCCGCTCGTTATTTGCGGGCGCTTGCCGGCTGTTGCGCTCGGGTCCCGCCGTACAGCTTCAGCGGCGCGATCACGGCGGCACCGACCAGCAGGAAGATTCCCGCGAGCACGAAAGCCGACCGGATCCCCCACGCGCCGATCAGGTAGCCGGTCAGCATCGGCGTCGGGATCACGGCGAGCTGCGTGATCAGAAAAGTAAGACCGTATGTGGACGACTGGATGTTCGAGCCGGCGACGTCCATCACCGCCGCGTTCATGATGTTGAAGATCGTGTAGAAAAAGACGCCGGTTACCAGAACCACGAGCGCGAGCGCCGCGCCCGCGGGCGCGGCGGCGAGCAGCGCGAAGAACAAACCGAGCGCCAGGCACGAAGGCACGAGCACGGCCTTGCGGCCGAAACGGTCCGAAAGCAGCCCCAGAACGGGCTGCGAGACGATTCCCATGACGTGCAGCAAGGCGACGAACCCGCCGACGCCGACCGAGGTGTATCCCAGATGCTCCTGCAGGTAGATGGGAAAGAAGGTGAGAACCACCAGCCGCCCCATCTGCAAGAGCCCGGTCGCCGCCGAGACCCCCAGAAACGCGGCGTCCCTGAGCAGTCGCGCCACGTCGCGCAGTTGCCCGGAGGCGCTCGCCGGGGCGGGACCTCCGTCTCCGAGCGCGGTCGTCAGAGCGCGCCAGAGCAGGAACCCGAACAGTAGGCCCGGGACGAGCTGCGCCTGTGTGAGGCCTCTCCAGGAAAAGCTCGCGAGAAGGAAACCCACGCAAAATGGCGTGATCGTATCGCTCAGGGTCGCGCCCGTTCCGTGGATCGAGAGCGCGGTGCCGCGCCTCTCCGGAAACCGGTTCGAGAGCACCCCCGCGGCGGCCGGATGCCAGAGCGCCGTTCCCAGGCCGACCAGGCCCGAGCCGACGAGCGCCGCGAAAAACCAACCGGCGCCGAGGAGGAAATAAGCGGTCCCCATCGACGCCAGCGACAGCGCCAGAATCGCCGCCCGATGGCGAACCAGCGAGTCGGCCGCGATTCCGAGCGGCAGCTGTCCGAGACCCGCAACCATCTGCTGCGCCGAGCTGAGCGCGCCGACCTCCACGTGGCTGAGCCCCAGATCCGCCTTAAGCGTCGGCAGGATCACCGGGAGGGACTGCTGGAACCAGTGGATCACGAAATGGCCGGCCGTGAGCACGCCGAGAAGCCAGGCGCGCTCGGCGCCCAGCACCCGAAGGGAGCGAACCAGAGACAGAGCGCTGCTCGCGAGGGACATTCCCGGCATCGGTCACCCTTTTGGGAAGCACCTGCGATCCGGTTCAAAGATTCCTTTGCACCGCCGGAAGCAATTCCGGGGTCTCGGTCGCGAGCCGCCATGATACGATGTCCGCATACTTACGGCCTCACTGGATTCCCTGTCGCGCATCGCGGCTCGCGCGCAAACCGCCAGGCGTTCCAGGCGGCTCCCGCCCCGCCGATCGCCAGCACCGCAAATGCGGAGCCCCAGGCCGCCGGAGGCCCGAAACCGGCAAGATCCGCCGCGTCGAGCGCCAGTCCGAAGGCGGTCGGCGCAACCGCCCCGGCCCCGAAGCCGAGCAGCGAGCGGATTGCGAGCGCCGAGCCGAGATGAGCCGGAGCCACCGCCTCGGTCAGGGCCGTGGACAGCACGGGCGAATCGCCGATTGTGACGAAACCGTAAACGAGAATGAGCGCGATCATCATGAAAGGCGGTCCCCCCACGAGCCAGCCGATTCCCAGGGACACCACGGTGCCCGCCGCGGCGAGGAGCAGCAAGACCGCTCCCCGACCCCAGAGATCGGAGAGATGGCCCATGGTCGATGCGGCGAGCGCCCCGACGAGATGCATGGCGGCGACGAGATACGAAGCCGCCTCGGCCGCCTTCGCGGAAGCGGTTCCGGAAAGCGTCAGGCTCGCAGCGAGAAAAGCGGGCGCCCACGACCACATGCCGAGCAGCTCCCAGCAATGGCAGGTGTAGGCGGCGACGAGCTGCCGGGCTCGAACGTTGCCCAAGAGCGCTGCCGCGGTTTCGCCATGCCTCGGCGGCCGATGGACTCTATTGGGCACGTCCCGCAACGCGCGCCACAGGATGAGCGCGCCGAGGCTCGGGAGCAGGCCGGTACCGACGAAGGCCAGCGTATAGTCGCCGAGCGCGAGCAAGAGGCCCGAGGTCGCCAGCGAGAACGCGTATCCGGCCGACGTGCTCGCGATCAACCACCCGACGGCGCGCCCGCGGCGGTCGGCCCGATAGCGCTCAGCCATGATCATGATCGCGGGAGTGTAGTTGCCGCCCTGCGTCATGGCGGAGAGCGTGTAGAGGAGCAGCGCCGACGCGTAGCCTCGCGCGAAGAAGCCAAACGCGACCGCACCCGCGGCGGTCGCGAACGCCGAGAGCACGAAGACACGCCGCGCTCCGACGCGCTCCGCCAGCCACGAGAAAGCCACGAGCGAGATCGTGTAGCCGACCATGAAGCCCGAGGAGATGGTGCCGGCTTCGGTCGCGGACATTTGCCATCGCTCTCTGAGAATCGGGAGGCACGCCGCGTACACCATGAAGTTGGAGTAGGCGAAAACGCGTCCGACGCAGATCGACAACAGCCAGCGATCCCGGCGCAGGACCCCTTCCATCCCGTCCCGTTAGCGCCAGGCCGTGTCCGGCGGCACCACGTTGGTGCCGAAGCGGCGCTCCGGCGAAGCGGCGAGCCAGGAGCGCGTTCTTTCCTGATAGTGCTTGAAGTGCGGACTCCGGCGATGCGCTTCCAGGGCGGCCTCGTCGCGGTAGACCTCGTAGAAATAAAAACGGTTCGGGTTCTCGCGGTCGCGGATCACGTCGAAGCGCAGGCAGCCGGGCTCGTCCTTTTCCGAATGCTCCGCATCATAGCGGGCCGCCTCCAGGAACTCCTCGACATGCTCCGGCTTGACCTCGATCGTCACCTGCAATATCAGCATGCGCCACCTCCATCGCACGCCCGATTCCCGGGCTACCGCGCCTTCGGCGCCACCGTGACGCCGCGGAGCCCCGCCTCCTCGATCGCGCGCGCGATCAGCCCGCAAGCTTTCATCTCCTCGACGAACTCGCAAAGGTAGTCCCTGGCCTGCGGCCGCCCCTTCGGCAGGCCCAGCGCCTGCTCGATCGCCATGAAACGGCCGTCGAGCACGCGGCTTCCGGGGAGCTTCGGTGCATTGTCAAGGAGATGCTGTCTCACGCCCGCCACCGCGTCGACCTCTCGGGCGACGGCGAGCGCAAAGGCGGCGTCGGGGGTGGGCGCTCGCACCAGGACGGCGTGCTTCAGGCTGCGGGTAAGAAACAGATCGTAGGCGCTCCCCGCCGAGACGGCGATCCGCGTGCCGTCGCGGTCGACGTCGGCTGGCGCTCGAAGCGGCGATCCCGCCGGCACGAGGTAGGCGCCCTCGATCTCCAGGTAAGGCGCCGTGAAATCGATCTCGTTCGCCCGCTCGGCGTCGAGCGCGAGAAAAGCGATATCCCAGGCGCCTTGCTTGAAGGCCGCGAACATCTTTCCCGCGGATTCGTAGCCGACGAGCTTAAGCGGCAGCTCGGCGCGGCGGGCGAGCTCACGCGCGAGCACGACCGCGATGCCGCTCAGCTCGCCGCTGCGCGGGTCTCTGCGGGCGAGCACCGGGTTGCCGTAGTTGATGCCTGCGCGCAAGGTGCCGGTCGGCGCCAGCTCGGCGCGCAAGGAATCCAGGATCGCCAATGAAGCCTCCTCGGGGCGGATCGTCGGACGCTGCGTCGCGGCGCGCCTCCCGACGCGGTTCGCGCACAGCTTCTCGCTTGCGGCGGCCTCGGGCAACGTACGTCGGGAAAGGGCTCTGTGTCAAGAAACGCAGCGGCTTGACCCGTTCGGCTCTCTCTGGTACGTGGGGTCCTGACGCCGGCATCGAACAGAGGGGCGCGCCATGGGATTCGACGAACCTGAGGGAGTCGTTCACTGGATCGACCACCATGTCGTGGGAACCAACGACATGGCCGCCTGGTCCGACTGGGCGGTGAATGCGACCGGGCTCTTGCGCCGCCCGATCGGCGGCCTCACTACGGCGGCGCGAAAGAGGAATGCCCCGATCATGTGTTTCCTCTGGTGGGAGGGCGGCTCCTGCCGCATCGGCGCGTTTCTGCAGCCCGAGGTCTTTCCCCCGAGCGGAGGTCTCGGCAGGGACCTGCCCCGGTGCGCGTTTTACATCCGGCCCGAAGACATCGACGCGCACGTTCGGCGGCTCGACCGCCACCGCATTCCCCACACCGACCCGGTCCGCACCGCGGCCGAAGGAGAAGAAGGCGTCGCCGTCTACTTCGAGGATCCCGACGGCAACCAGTACGAGTTCTGGGCGCCGGACATCATGCCCCCGGGCGCGATGGAAATCGCCACGCCGGAGAAGGTCGGCCGCATCAGCCACGTGGTGTTCGGCTCGCGCGACCTGAGCCGAACCGCGGCTTTCTTCGAGAGGTACTGCGGCCTGCGGCCCTCCCGCGGCGCGGCGATCGCCGAGGGCACGCTGGTCTTGCGGTTACAGGCGGGCGCCCGGCTCGTCTACCGGCTCGTCGACCGGGTCGACGAGCGGGTGGCGGGGCACGGACCGTGGTGGGACATGCACACCGCCTTGACGGTCCGCGAAGAGGACTACATGCCGAATTACCGGCGGATGTGGGAAGGGCTTCCCGAGGAAGAAGACGCCAAGGAAGCGCTGCGGCAGTCGATCGAGGAGCAGGATGCTCTCCCGGCGCGAACCGGCCTGCATCGGAGCCCTGTGGGCTACCGCTGGAAGCAGATTTACCGGCGCGGCGACGAGTTCTACGACTGGGACGGCCACGCCTTCCATTTTTATGGCGGCATCCCGCTGACGAAGGACGGCTCGCTCGCTCTGTACCGCGGCAAGGAGCAGGAAGAGTATCTGGAGGAGCTCGCCGGATTCGTGAAAGAACAGGACCGGCCGTGAGCGCCGCAGAAAGCTACGAGGCCCTGTGCGGAGGCTCCGCCGCGGGCTCGCCCGAAGGCAGCCGGTCCAGCCGCGGGCGCGTATTGTCCGCCTCGAGACGATCGAGGCGCTGCTCGAGCCGCGCCATTTCGTCACCTCTCGCCGCGGCGCGAGCCCTGCCTTAGAACACAAACGTCGACGAAGCCGATCTTGTTGCGGCGTACACGATCCAGGCCACGAGAATTCCCGCGAGGAGAGAGCCCGCGATCACGGCGTACAGCGGAACGGCTTCGACGGCACCCCCCGAACCAGATGCCGACCGGCGTCGTGTTTTGGGTCGCAAAATAGACGGCCCCCAGACCGAAAAAAACCGCAATCAGCAAGGCTGGCATGAAACGCCCCCTTCTGAAGAGCTCATTGGGCGTTGAAACGTGGCGGTGCCAGCTTCAAAACCGCCGGTCGGGAACCGGAAACCTACAACCAGGACCCCAGCAACGCCGGAGGCCAGGGAACGTGCAGCACCTTCTCGAAGATCCCGTAGAGGAAACCCCACGTCGCCACCGCCATTGAGCAGGCCGTGGTCCACCCGCCGCCGTAAAACTTCACGTAGGCAAGAACGAACAGCGGCAGCGCCACGGGGAACCCGACCACGTGAATCGCGGCGAAAAGCCCCCAGAGCCAGGCCCAGATCTCCAGGGTGCCCCACGGTCCCGAGTGCTCGATTGCAGCGGTGTCGAAGGTCGGCCGTGCCGGGCTGGAACGCTCCTCGCCCAGGGATTTGAAATCGGTCGCCCACTGCACCGCCGCCAGCACCGTCCCGACTCCGCCCAGCAGCAGTATGACGATCGAGGCGCGGAGCGGCCAGTCTGCGGCGATCCAAAGTGCGCCGAAAATGACCAGTCCCACGAGCGAAGTAAAGAGCAGTCGTTCCATCCCGCGAGCCATCACGTCACCACCTTGACCGCGGCTTCGGGCCGGCGCTTCGCTTTCCAGTCGTGGACGAACGGATAGACAACGGAAACGAGAAGCAGAACCATCAATATGAGGACGGTCGGGCGCGTCAGCCATTCCAGTCCGTAGCGGGTATAGGACAGCCAGAGATAGAGTTCCATCTTCTTTCCGAGAACGACGCCCAGCAGTAACGGCGCCCGAGGCCAGCCGTGCCGCCTCATGAAGAAGCCGAGCAGCGAGAAGATCATCAGCACCGCGAGATCGTAGCTGTGGAAGCCGGCGGCGAAAGCGCCGATGAAGATGAAGGCGACGATCGGCGGCACGACGATGTGGAACGGGAAAAAACAGATCCGGGCGATCGGCCTCGCAAACAGCATGCAGACCGCCGTGGCGATGATGTTCGCGATCACCAGGGTCCAGATCACGGCGAAGGTCAGGCTGAGCTGGGTGGTGAGCATGTCGGGTCCGGGCTTGATCCCCACCGCGACAAAGGCCGTGAGCACGAGGGCGGTGGACGTCCCGCCCGGGATCCCGAAGGCCAGCGTCGGTATGTAGTCTCCTCCTTCCTTGGCGTTGTTCGCACCCTCGGAAGCGATCACGCCGCGGACGTCGCCCTTGCCGAAGCTCGAGCGCTCCTTTTCAGTCTGTACCGCGTGCGCGTAGGCGAACCAGTCCGC from Candidatus Zixiibacteriota bacterium encodes:
- a CDS encoding ABC transporter substrate-binding protein, whose amino-acid sequence is MKREGWLDVVPLLAAAALFCGGPRAGAADRILIGNVSRTVEQLPNYAATDKGFFAREGIQGDVVLIGSTDTLVQALVAGQIHVAIVDPSAAINAIERGAALKIIGGTVPIAAYTLVGCPKYKTIRQLKGTTISVVSLVSGSTIFLREMLRAEGLELNRDYTILQGGPTTQRLASLKGCNAAATMVLGGDLPRARELGFPEIARLQDYIANLQFHSFIVDSRWAEANSDLTVRYLKAMIRAMQWAHANKEEAAALVTQRTGIPLKYTRATVEEYLTQGIISRDGSINREGFQRLIDLMGERLFRQKPYPPPEKYLDMSYLRRAHRELGFPASR
- a CDS encoding MmgE/PrpD family protein; the encoded protein is MDVTGKIARFAAEARYENIPARAVETAKIAVMDCVGVALAGSREPSARICAELARFDREESTVIGQHFRSGAIQAALVNGTAAHALDFDHSFALMGQPTAPLIPAILALGEATGASGRRIVEAYAAGFETVAKLALSLREGTESGWHAPGGLGSLGAAVACARLLDLDAPRIATAVGIAASMAGGLVCNFGTMTKPLHAGLGARNGVMAAKLAQSGFTANDRAIEAKLGFYRVLYAGVNADGAPIDELGRKYELVESGLRIKPYPCGGLTHPAIDALLELRARHGLAAAEIEAIEVGVTRYTFERIAFGVPETGLQGKFSMPYVLARAIIDGGVFLDAFTDEAVRDPDVLRLAERIRMTHDRELRATSPGGRPCRVSVRLRDGRTLAQSVEHARGSREAPMSTAELERKFMDCARRVIDEDAARRALECIDHLETMEDIRPFCSLLRG
- a CDS encoding MFS transporter, with protein sequence MSLASSALSLVRSLRVLGAERAWLLGVLTAGHFVIHWFQQSLPVILPTLKADLGLSHVEVGALSSAQQMVAGLGQLPLGIAADSLVRHRAAILALSLASMGTAYFLLGAGWFFAALVGSGLVGLGTALWHPAAAGVLSNRFPERRGTALSIHGTGATLSDTITPFCVGFLLASFSWRGLTQAQLVPGLLFGFLLWRALTTALGDGGPAPASASGQLRDVARLLRDAAFLGVSAATGLLQMGRLVVLTFFPIYLQEHLGYTSVGVGGFVALLHVMGIVSQPVLGLLSDRFGRKAVLVPSCLALGLFFALLAAAPAGAALALVVLVTGVFFYTIFNIMNAAVMDVAGSNIQSSTYGLTFLITQLAVIPTPMLTGYLIGAWGIRSAFVLAGIFLLVGAAVIAPLKLYGGTRAQQPASARK
- a CDS encoding MFS transporter → MEGVLRRDRWLLSICVGRVFAYSNFMVYAACLPILRERWQMSATEAGTISSGFMVGYTISLVAFSWLAERVGARRVFVLSAFATAAGAVAFGFFARGYASALLLYTLSAMTQGGNYTPAIMIMAERYRADRRGRAVGWLIASTSAGYAFSLATSGLLLALGDYTLAFVGTGLLPSLGALILWRALRDVPNRVHRPPRHGETAAALLGNVRARQLVAAYTCHCWELLGMWSWAPAFLAASLTLSGTASAKAAEAASYLVAAMHLVGALAASTMGHLSDLWGRGAVLLLLAAAGTVVSLGIGWLVGGPPFMMIALILVYGFVTIGDSPVLSTALTEAVAPAHLGSALAIRSLLGFGAGAVAPTAFGLALDAADLAGFGPPAAWGSAFAVLAIGGAGAAWNAWRFAREPRCATGNPVRP
- a CDS encoding putative quinol monooxygenase, with the protein product MLILQVTIEVKPEHVEEFLEAARYDAEHSEKDEPGCLRFDVIRDRENPNRFYFYEVYRDEAALEAHRRSPHFKHYQERTRSWLAASPERRFGTNVVPPDTAWR
- a CDS encoding ABC transporter substrate-binding protein; the protein is MAILDSLRAELAPTGTLRAGINYGNPVLARRDPRSGELSGIAVVLARELARRAELPLKLVGYESAGKMFAAFKQGAWDIAFLALDAERANEIDFTAPYLEIEGAYLVPAGSPLRAPADVDRDGTRIAVSAGSAYDLFLTRSLKHAVLVRAPTPDAAFALAVAREVDAVAGVRQHLLDNAPKLPGSRVLDGRFMAIEQALGLPKGRPQARDYLCEFVEEMKACGLIARAIEEAGLRGVTVAPKAR
- a CDS encoding VOC family protein gives rise to the protein MGFDEPEGVVHWIDHHVVGTNDMAAWSDWAVNATGLLRRPIGGLTTAARKRNAPIMCFLWWEGGSCRIGAFLQPEVFPPSGGLGRDLPRCAFYIRPEDIDAHVRRLDRHRIPHTDPVRTAAEGEEGVAVYFEDPDGNQYEFWAPDIMPPGAMEIATPEKVGRISHVVFGSRDLSRTAAFFERYCGLRPSRGAAIAEGTLVLRLQAGARLVYRLVDRVDERVAGHGPWWDMHTALTVREEDYMPNYRRMWEGLPEEEDAKEALRQSIEEQDALPARTGLHRSPVGYRWKQIYRRGDEFYDWDGHAFHFYGGIPLTKDGSLALYRGKEQEEYLEELAGFVKEQDRP
- a CDS encoding tripartite tricarboxylate transporter TctB family protein, producing the protein MARGMERLLFTSLVGLVIFGALWIAADWPLRASIVILLLGGVGTVLAAVQWATDFKSLGEERSSPARPTFDTAAIEHSGPWGTLEIWAWLWGLFAAIHVVGFPVALPLFVLAYVKFYGGGWTTACSMAVATWGFLYGIFEKVLHVPWPPALLGSWL